One Oceanithermus desulfurans DNA segment encodes these proteins:
- a CDS encoding transcriptional regulator, with translation MAQIQSAIAQLTLFGTAGLYVGGKRVPLRSKSLAILYYLAIEGPISRAAMAELLWEHSSARQNLRVELHELRHTLRKLGIVAFEDRRDPLVLPPGIVLDTTPRTGQILEGLERVSDSFREWLAGLRGRTTQVDEQPAEQIHAQASELAREIDPPFLLIVKGSPLAGFKTFALQLAREMGLPFIEGVEGSATAVRYLPLPQTEAQVKKVLKDDKSVWILPTAPFGEDHSTLLELRAQWPADRARFVTLQPLSWPAVVEGPLQDLPFERAAEIYLRSGGDAAHLKHLLELYRSGQEELPLPQQVRAAYQRESRFLSYPARLALERLSVHPGTLSDGLIEALEAHEHLDELERRGWLTYDDEWYFASEPARRVLYQALQPGRRAEYHRAAARYFAAKGDLIARYHHELAADPERRSVEPPENLPPWARAVWGLEKGEDGGAVRVEGLEPLEEIFSEPPEMRGDGWGAYGKRFYFVRNGPPYRDNELVFPGADEPVLIRIKGRGFVENVLGIGLDGERMPLRLQVGRRPLVIFAPVSREVALEGVTLLPVRRFEVWVVVPQGQKLCFASAAERAVVEFTLDVYRVRGAAEEAGLARVSA, from the coding sequence ATGGCGCAAATTCAATCGGCTATCGCGCAACTTACCCTGTTCGGGACCGCGGGGCTGTACGTGGGCGGCAAGCGGGTTCCGCTGCGGAGTAAGTCCCTGGCCATCCTCTACTACCTGGCCATCGAGGGTCCGATCAGCCGCGCGGCCATGGCCGAGCTGCTCTGGGAACACTCCAGCGCGCGCCAGAACCTCAGAGTCGAGCTGCACGAACTGCGGCACACGCTTCGCAAGCTGGGCATCGTGGCCTTCGAGGACCGCCGCGATCCGCTGGTGCTGCCCCCGGGCATCGTCCTCGACACCACCCCGCGCACGGGTCAGATCCTGGAGGGTCTGGAACGCGTCTCCGACAGCTTTCGGGAATGGCTGGCGGGGTTGCGCGGACGCACCACCCAGGTCGACGAGCAGCCCGCCGAGCAGATCCACGCCCAGGCCTCGGAGCTGGCCCGCGAAATCGACCCGCCCTTCCTGCTGATCGTCAAGGGTAGCCCCCTCGCCGGCTTCAAGACCTTCGCGCTGCAGCTGGCGCGCGAGATGGGGCTGCCGTTCATCGAGGGCGTCGAGGGCAGCGCCACCGCGGTGCGCTACCTGCCGCTGCCGCAGACGGAGGCCCAGGTCAAGAAGGTGCTCAAGGACGACAAGTCGGTCTGGATCCTGCCCACCGCTCCCTTCGGCGAGGACCACAGCACCCTGCTCGAGCTGCGGGCCCAGTGGCCCGCCGACCGGGCGCGCTTCGTGACCCTGCAGCCGCTCTCGTGGCCGGCGGTCGTCGAGGGGCCCCTGCAGGACCTCCCCTTCGAGCGCGCGGCGGAGATCTACCTGCGCTCGGGCGGTGACGCCGCCCACCTCAAGCACCTGCTCGAGCTCTACCGCTCCGGTCAGGAGGAGCTGCCGCTGCCGCAGCAGGTGCGCGCCGCCTACCAGCGGGAGAGCCGCTTCCTCAGCTACCCCGCGCGTCTGGCGCTCGAGCGCCTCTCGGTGCACCCGGGCACGCTTTCCGACGGCCTGATCGAGGCGCTGGAGGCGCACGAACACCTGGACGAGCTGGAGCGGCGCGGCTGGCTCACCTACGACGACGAATGGTACTTCGCCAGCGAGCCCGCCCGGCGGGTGCTCTACCAGGCGCTCCAGCCGGGGAGGCGCGCCGAGTACCACCGGGCCGCGGCACGCTACTTCGCGGCGAAGGGGGACCTGATCGCGCGCTACCACCACGAGCTCGCGGCCGACCCGGAGCGCCGCTCCGTCGAGCCGCCCGAGAACCTCCCGCCCTGGGCGCGGGCGGTCTGGGGGCTCGAAAAGGGCGAGGACGGGGGCGCCGTGCGGGTCGAGGGACTCGAACCGCTCGAGGAGATCTTCTCCGAGCCCCCCGAGATGCGCGGTGACGGCTGGGGGGCGTACGGCAAGCGGTTCTACTTCGTCCGCAACGGCCCGCCGTACCGCGACAACGAGCTGGTCTTCCCGGGGGCCGACGAGCCGGTCCTCATCCGCATCAAGGGCCGGGGCTTCGTGGAAAACGTTCTGGGCATCGGGCTGGACGGCGAGCGGATGCCGCTGCGGCTCCAGGTGGGGCGGAGGCCGCTGGTGATCTTCGCGCCGGTCAGCCGCGAGGTAGCGCTGGAGGGCGTGACCCTGCTGCCGGTGCGCCGCTTCGAGGTCTGGGTCGTGGTGCCGCAGGGGCAGAAGCTGTGTTTCGCCAGCGCCGCCGAACGCGCGGTCGTGGAGTTCACCCTCGACGTCTACCGCGTGCGCGGCGCGGCGGAAGAGGCCGGTCTGGCGCGGGTCTCGGCCTAG
- a CDS encoding phosphohydrolase: MALVTRKRLIRLAKGFFPALCRPDDAWALARLAPDEAGLYRAMDVRDREHNVAVARRLLERWPDAPDCAVRAALIHDAGKSLRPYNVWERIFTALFERWTPEVEPYPLRTGLTGAWQVRRHHPRYAADRIADPCVARLVGEHHSGTSTWAVRLRAIDAEF; the protein is encoded by the coding sequence ATGGCGCTCGTCACCCGGAAGCGCCTGATCCGGCTCGCAAAGGGCTTCTTCCCCGCCCTCTGCCGCCCCGACGACGCCTGGGCCCTCGCGCGGCTCGCGCCCGACGAAGCCGGGCTCTACCGGGCCATGGACGTGCGCGACCGCGAACACAACGTGGCCGTGGCCAGGCGGCTGCTCGAGCGCTGGCCCGACGCCCCCGACTGCGCGGTGCGCGCCGCCCTGATCCACGACGCCGGCAAGAGCCTGCGCCCTTACAACGTCTGGGAGCGGATCTTCACCGCGCTCTTCGAGCGCTGGACGCCGGAGGTGGAGCCTTACCCCCTGCGCACCGGGCTGACCGGCGCCTGGCAGGTGCGGCGGCACCACCCGCGCTACGCGGCCGACCGCATCGCCGATCCCTGCGTGGCCCGCCTCGTCGGCGAGCACCACAGCGGCACCTCGACCTGGGCGGTGCGCCTGCGGGCGATCGACGCCGAGTTCTAG
- a CDS encoding uracil-DNA glycosylase has product MATSRSRAPATQELDDLYAELRSCHRCPRLVAWREEVGRKKRRAYRSESYWARPVPGFGDPRARLLIFGLAPGAHGSNRTGRMFTGDASGDFLYPALWRAGLASQPHSEHPGDGLELHGVYITAAVRCAPPGNKPTRAEFAACSVWTERELALLPELRVYLALGRLAHDALLEHYGQVKARFPFAHGAEHTLPDARVLLDSYHVSRQNTQTGRLTAAMFDEVLTRAKALAGLN; this is encoded by the coding sequence ATGGCAACATCCCGCTCTAGGGCTCCCGCCACCCAGGAGCTCGACGATCTCTACGCGGAACTCCGCAGCTGCCACCGCTGCCCGCGCCTGGTGGCCTGGCGCGAGGAGGTGGGCCGGAAGAAGCGGCGGGCCTACCGGAGCGAGAGCTACTGGGCCCGCCCGGTGCCCGGCTTCGGCGACCCGCGGGCGCGCCTGCTGATCTTCGGCTTGGCCCCGGGGGCGCACGGGTCCAACCGCACCGGGCGCATGTTCACCGGCGACGCCTCGGGCGACTTCCTCTACCCCGCCCTCTGGCGGGCCGGGCTCGCCAGCCAACCCCACTCGGAACACCCCGGCGACGGACTCGAGCTCCACGGGGTTTACATCACCGCCGCGGTGCGCTGTGCGCCCCCCGGCAACAAACCCACGCGCGCCGAGTTCGCCGCCTGCAGCGTCTGGACCGAGCGCGAGCTCGCGCTGCTGCCCGAGCTTCGGGTCTACCTGGCGCTGGGTCGTCTGGCCCACGACGCCCTGCTCGAGCACTACGGCCAGGTGAAGGCGCGCTTCCCCTTCGCCCACGGCGCGGAACACACCCTCCCGGACGCGCGGGTGCTGCTCGACAGCTACCACGTAAGCCGCCAGAACACCCAGACCGGCCGGCTCACCGCAGCCATGTTCGACGAAGTCCTGACCCGCGCCAAGGCGCTTGCGGGGCTGAACTAG
- a CDS encoding acyl-CoA carboxylase subunit beta: protein MADNTRAWMEELIAELEERRKQVQEGGGPERIEKQHRQGKLTARERIEKLLDPGSFVELGTFVEHLDSEMMKGVQAPGEGVVTGYGTIDDRTVFVFSQDFTVLGGSLGKMHGRKIAQAMDMAVKVGAPIVGLNDSAGARIQEGVDSLSGYGEVFYRNAVYSGVVPQISAILGPCAGGAVYSPAITDFVLMSRGSSYMFITGPEVIKTVTREEVSFEELGGADVHAKKSGVAHLEGENEEEVLELIRKILSFLPSSAREKPPLRPTDDPEDRTAPELLDMVNPDPRRPYNMHEVIRTLVDEGDFLEIHPTWARNIIVGLARLGGQPVGVVANNPRFMAGALDIDAADKAARFIRTMDAFNLPLVTFVDVTGFLPGVAQEHGGIIRHGAKMLYAYAEATVPKITLITRKAYGGAYLAMNSRDMGADVVLAWPTAAVAVMGAEGAANIVFRREIQQSPNPEATRAEKIKEYKERFDNPWIAAGRGYIDDVIPPEQTRRHLIRHLRMLEDKHEERPWKKHGNIPL from the coding sequence ATGGCCGACAACACCCGCGCCTGGATGGAAGAACTCATCGCCGAGCTGGAGGAGCGCCGCAAACAGGTCCAGGAAGGCGGCGGCCCCGAGCGCATCGAAAAGCAGCACCGTCAGGGCAAGCTGACCGCGCGCGAACGCATCGAGAAGCTGCTCGACCCGGGCAGCTTCGTCGAGCTGGGCACCTTCGTGGAGCACCTGGACAGCGAGATGATGAAGGGCGTGCAGGCCCCCGGCGAGGGCGTGGTCACCGGCTACGGCACCATCGACGACCGCACCGTCTTCGTCTTCAGCCAGGACTTCACGGTGCTGGGTGGCTCGCTGGGTAAGATGCACGGCCGCAAGATCGCTCAGGCCATGGACATGGCCGTCAAGGTGGGCGCGCCCATCGTGGGGCTCAACGACTCGGCCGGCGCCCGCATCCAGGAGGGCGTGGACAGCCTTTCGGGCTATGGCGAGGTCTTCTACCGCAACGCCGTCTACTCGGGGGTGGTGCCCCAGATCTCGGCGATCCTGGGCCCCTGCGCCGGCGGCGCGGTCTACAGCCCGGCGATCACCGACTTCGTGCTTATGAGCCGGGGCTCGAGCTACATGTTCATCACCGGTCCCGAGGTCATCAAGACCGTGACCCGCGAAGAGGTGAGCTTCGAGGAGCTGGGCGGGGCGGACGTGCACGCGAAGAAGAGCGGCGTCGCGCACCTGGAGGGCGAAAACGAAGAGGAAGTGCTGGAACTCATCCGCAAGATCCTGAGCTTCCTCCCTTCATCGGCCAGGGAAAAGCCGCCGCTTAGGCCCACCGACGACCCGGAAGACCGTACCGCGCCGGAGCTGCTCGACATGGTCAACCCCGACCCGCGCCGCCCCTACAACATGCACGAGGTCATCCGCACCCTCGTCGACGAGGGCGACTTCCTCGAGATCCACCCCACCTGGGCGCGCAACATCATCGTGGGCCTGGCGCGGCTGGGCGGGCAGCCGGTGGGGGTCGTGGCCAACAACCCCCGCTTCATGGCGGGCGCGCTCGACATCGACGCCGCCGACAAGGCCGCGCGCTTCATCCGCACGATGGACGCCTTCAACCTGCCCCTCGTGACCTTCGTGGACGTGACCGGCTTCCTCCCAGGGGTGGCCCAGGAGCACGGCGGCATCATCCGCCACGGCGCCAAGATGCTCTACGCCTACGCCGAGGCCACGGTGCCCAAGATCACGCTGATCACCCGCAAGGCCTACGGCGGCGCCTACCTGGCCATGAACTCGCGCGACATGGGGGCCGACGTGGTGCTCGCCTGGCCCACCGCGGCGGTGGCCGTGATGGGGGCCGAGGGCGCAGCCAACATCGTCTTCCGCCGCGAGATCCAGCAAAGCCCCAACCCCGAGGCCACCCGCGCCGAGAAGATCAAGGAGTACAAGGAACGCTTCGACAACCCCTGGATCGCCGCGGGGCGGGGCTACATCGACGACGTGATCCCCCCCGAGCAGACGCGCCGGCACCTGATCCGGCACCTGCGCATGCTCGAAGACAAGCACGAGGAACGCCCCTGGAAGAAGCATGGCAACATCCCGCTCTAG
- a CDS encoding PIN domain-containing protein: MDTSVVVRYLTGDVPELAERAAVLLDGPDPLALHSIVLVETAFVLEKAYEISRAHVVDTLIEFLQKKNLHLLDLPKEEAILGLLLSRPSKRVAYADALLWALARSNEAQRLYTFDARFPADGIEVVEP, from the coding sequence GTGGACACCAGCGTGGTCGTGCGTTACCTGACCGGTGACGTTCCCGAACTGGCCGAACGCGCCGCCGTGCTCTTGGACGGTCCCGATCCTCTCGCCCTGCACAGCATCGTCCTGGTGGAGACGGCTTTCGTCCTCGAAAAGGCCTACGAAATATCGAGAGCCCATGTGGTGGACACGCTCATTGAGTTTCTACAAAAGAAAAACCTGCACCTGCTGGACCTACCCAAGGAAGAAGCCATCCTGGGGCTGCTGTTAAGCCGACCCTCCAAACGGGTCGCGTATGCCGACGCTCTGCTTTGGGCTCTGGCCCGGAGCAACGAAGCACAAAGACTGTATACCTTCGACGCAAGGTTCCCCGCGGACGGTATCGAGGTCGTCGAGCCCTAA
- a CDS encoding AbrB/MazE/SpoVT family DNA-binding domain-containing protein gives MAYKVGPKGQVVIAKEARERLGVRPGWIAVQRLVGDHLEVYFFPPQHEHSLKGRLAGKIRRPLSDTELQRAREQAWTDRE, from the coding sequence ATGGCCTATAAGGTAGGACCCAAGGGGCAGGTGGTCATCGCCAAGGAAGCCCGCGAGCGCTTGGGCGTGCGGCCGGGCTGGATCGCCGTGCAGCGCCTTGTGGGCGACCACCTGGAAGTCTATTTCTTTCCACCGCAGCACGAACACTCGCTCAAGGGACGCCTGGCCGGCAAGATCCGGAGACCGCTCAGCGATACGGAATTGCAACGCGCGCGCGAGCAGGCCTGGACGGACCGGGAATGA
- a CDS encoding electron transfer flavoprotein subunit alpha/FixB family protein: MILVVMDHDGNELRKGALEGVSRARKLAEALGGEVAGLVVGFGAEGVAEKAKDYVSKVYVVSGPDWETYTAEKWAKAAHAAAEAAGARVVVAPASRTGRSWTARLAVKMDAALLEDTLDSWAEGEKVYATKYSFLNRVLEKQAGSLPAVISVKPNTTPLAEPAGAGTVEPLAVELGELEKKVEVLEKIVETGGKVSLTEAEVVVTGGRGMGSAEAFQMIEEFADLLGGAVGATRAVIDAGWRPYAEQVGQTGKTVQPNVYFALAVSGAVQHQAGMNKSKVVVAVNKDPDAPIFKETDYGVVGDVHQVLPAMIEEVKKLKGA, from the coding sequence ATGATTCTCGTGGTAATGGATCACGACGGTAACGAACTGCGCAAGGGCGCGCTCGAGGGCGTGAGCCGCGCGCGCAAGCTGGCCGAAGCCCTGGGCGGCGAGGTGGCGGGCCTGGTGGTCGGCTTCGGCGCCGAGGGCGTGGCCGAGAAGGCCAAGGACTACGTGAGCAAGGTCTACGTGGTGAGCGGCCCCGACTGGGAAACCTACACCGCCGAGAAGTGGGCGAAGGCCGCCCACGCCGCTGCCGAGGCCGCCGGGGCCAGGGTGGTCGTGGCCCCCGCCAGCCGCACCGGCCGCAGCTGGACCGCGCGGCTGGCGGTCAAGATGGACGCCGCACTGCTCGAGGACACCCTCGACAGCTGGGCGGAGGGCGAGAAGGTCTACGCCACCAAGTACAGCTTCCTCAACCGCGTGCTGGAAAAGCAGGCCGGCTCCCTGCCCGCGGTGATCAGCGTCAAACCCAACACCACGCCCCTGGCCGAGCCCGCCGGGGCGGGTACGGTGGAGCCGCTGGCGGTGGAGCTGGGCGAGTTGGAAAAGAAAGTGGAGGTCCTCGAAAAGATCGTCGAGACCGGCGGCAAGGTCTCGCTCACCGAGGCCGAGGTCGTCGTCACCGGCGGTCGCGGCATGGGCAGCGCCGAGGCCTTCCAGATGATCGAAGAGTTCGCCGACCTGCTGGGCGGTGCGGTGGGCGCGACCCGCGCGGTCATCGACGCCGGCTGGCGCCCCTACGCCGAGCAAGTGGGGCAGACGGGCAAGACGGTGCAACCCAACGTCTACTTCGCCCTCGCCGTTTCGGGCGCGGTGCAGCACCAGGCGGGCATGAACAAGTCCAAGGTGGTCGTGGCCGTCAACAAGGACCCCGACGCCCCCATCTTCAAGGAAACCGACTACGGCGTCGTCGGCGACGTGCATCAGGTGCTACCGGCGATGATCGAAGAGGTGAAGAAGCTCAAGGGGGCTTGA